The DNA window GAATGGTAGGGGGAACACTTTGGAATTCTCCAAAGCAAACACTGagattttacatcatttttGGTCATGGAAATTTTGTtaaaagtcatggaaatccattggttgaaatgtgtatgaacccttTTATGGGCTCAGGGAACATAAAGTCTGACAGAGTATACATTCAGAGGGAACATGCAGCAAGTTGTTTCTCATTGTGTATCTTGATTATCGATTTAAATTATTGATTAAACCAGAGTCTGTTATACCTAGAGgacataaaacaacacaaaacaaaggttAACCATTTACCAGGTTGTGCAAGCCACTCTCAAAACATTCCATGTTAATGtcttggttggttggtttaATGGTTGAGAACCATGCACATATTTAGTTTATGGGATACGGGATGTTGTTTCCATGTTCTGGCCTGTTGTCAGTTGACTGGTGATGTGTCAGTAGGTTTCCTGTCTTGTCAGAGCACCAGTGACTTGTGAATGCAGCGTAACTGCGGAATCATAACTTTGCCCTTTTCCTTCAGTCTATTTCCTCACTGCTGTCTTCATCTCTTTTCAGTTTCTAATCTTGAAATTGGAAAGGCCGGCAATTGTTCAGAGCATCACCTTCGGAAAGTATGAGAAGACTCACGTATGCAACCTCAAGAAGTTTAAAGTCTTTGGTGGGATGAGTGAAGAAAACATGACAGAGCTTTTGTCCAGGTAAGATATGAAGCCAGTCCATGTATTTGGTTTTGATTATTGCAGTTTCAGTGTCAAATTAGTATgctaaatgttgtcttttttttcttatcttttgAGAGGATTGTTTGAAGCTTTTGGGCAGTGATAGACGGCTGTTACCAATTGCTATAATGTCACTGGTTAAAGTAGGCCACTTTGGTCCACCACTCTCTGTACCATTAAGATTTAATTTCTGTAATAAACCTGTACTGGTCAGATATTCTAATTCTGTTTCACTTTCGTTCATTGGCCGTATGCGCTGTATTAACGTGGTGGGAAAAATTCACTAGAATGCCCCATAAATCAGAGAAAGAACTCCAAACCAGCGCAcatttcctttaaaaactccaacaacaaaccacatgTTCATGTTTCCACTTTACGACTTGAAACTTTGGGGTTGGATGACGGTTGGGTTTGTTGTAGGTTGGGTTAGTAGTAATCATTAGAACGTCAATATACTCTCACAGCTGAATAAAGTACATTACATCATAATATCCAGTGTTTCCTCTATCAGTTGCATTCCTGCACGTCTGCCCGTTGACGACACCGCATTACCCCGAAATATTGACTTATTACCATTGGTGATCAATTCTCGGCATTGGGGTGCAATGACTTAAGCATGAATaattttgagaaagtagtttgCCATTCAGTGcatcattaaatcatttatgGGATTTGGGCAGAATACCTCGATGTTGAATTGTATTCTCGTGAAACTTAAAGTCACACAATTTTTGGAAAAACTTTATTGTGGGGAAaaaggaattttttttttcaatcatctGCCAGCTCTGGTGGTAACTGAAAAATAATATAACAAATAACTGCCGAAATAAGTTACAGCCATCTTTAGACAACTATCCCAACTGTACCGGCATCTGTATGTGGTCGGCATCTCAGCGATTATTgcaatttttttaaacagctgcTTTATCTCTGCccatttttacctttttctctCTATTCCAGTGGCCTTAAGAATGACTACAACAAGGAAACGTTTACCTTAAAGCACAAGATCGATGAGCAGATGTTTCCCTGCAGATTTGTCAAAATAGGTGAGCTGTGTGGTTTGTCACGTGTCTGTGGTTGATACATAAGCCTCCGTATTACTCTGTGCCCCGGGGCTCTGGACGATTTGAAGGGAAATACGCCTTGGCAAAAGGAATTTAATAAATTAATTCAGATGAATAAGCCTGCGTGAATTAAAAACTTTTAAAGAACCAGTTTTAAACAAGCTGCTCCCATTTTACCTTGACAGCATAATTTTCCCTTTGTGTGTAATTTAGGTAAACGATTATTTTTATCATATGAGTTAAGTTGTTTTCCTGAATTGTCTTCCAGCTCCAGGTAGTGAAATCATAAAGCTATGTTGGCCCGTATGGAGTTACAATACAAGAGCTCACAATGAAATTCAGCTCCATGTGTTGTGTAGACAgagctgtccatggtgctgatcCGTCTGcgtcatgttttattaatgtgtgGTGCTGTCCTTGGTGCTGGTCATGCAACCATTGTGGTTTTAGTGATATCATTTTGCAATGACTACTTGTCTGGGAACTGACTCATAATCATTGTCATAGCCAGCTTTAGAGTAGTACGGTGGTACATTTGATACTTTTGGAAGCcctgtttatttcccttttcagATGGTGTTGCATTTGTAAGAATAATGCATTTGTGGGATGAACAGCAGCGCTTAGTATTTGGGTTGCGGCCatgaaaaatgtatcaaatcTTCTCTGGTATCAGGCTGTCTTAACGGGCCTTCACCGTCATGCCTGTTTGCTCTCGGCATCATGTGCACCGGAACCTGAACATGTGGAGGAACGCTATGTTCAACAACAAGACCAGATTCTGCCTACAGCTGTTGGGTCATGGGTCCAAAGTGTGAAGAAGATGAATTGTCATCATTGTAGGCAATCTCaaagaagatatatatatatatatatatatatatatcaggatGAGATTATGCAAGTCAGTCCCAGGAGGAGAACCACAACCACATTGGTGACTTGGAACAAATGCTTTTTGAAGAATTGGATGCCATCCCTCTGCAGCGTGTGATCAGCATGAAGAGTCAGGCTGTGTCAGGCTGTTGTGGCTGTGTATGGTTCTTTCAAACTCCGCCGCTGCTCCTGCTTGTTAATTTAATATATTGTATAATTTATAAATTGCCAATATGCCTTGTTTCTTGAATCATCCTATCCACCAAACAACGATCATCAGCAATATTCAGGTTTAAAATGCATGCTGTGGCAGCGGCAGCCCCAAAGAAAGTTCTGTCTGCAATCACATTTCATTAGGCCAgagaccatatatatatatgaaatataaattTTACTTCAGGTAAATAAGAACTgtttaagttttattttgatgCGAAGACGTGGACATTACCTGGAATGTAACACAATATGGAAGTGAAAGCGGTGCTCTGTTGATTTAATTTTGGGTAAAAAGTGTTGAtactattttatttatagtttccTTCTACATGGTGCACCATGATAAGTACCGGTCTAATGCAAAGATGTGTGCGATGTGTGTGATTTTGATTTTGGCCATAATTGTGCAGCCCTACTATAAGAGGTATTGTCAAGAAGCATTAGAAACAACACCCTAACAAcaaattttctttttgtgctaTGTTAATCTGATAAACAAATTATGGCGACGTTGGTGGTCTTGGTTGGAAGATATGAGATATGTAAAAAGATATGTAGCATGTTTGTCTCCTATTTTTATTCATCGATCGTGTCTTGCTCTGTGTTGCAGTCCCTCTGATGTCTTGGGGTCCTAGTTTCAATTTCAGCATCTGGTATATTGAGCTGCACGGTATCGAAGATCCCGATGTAGTGCAGCCCTGCCTTAACTGGTACAGCAAGGTAAGAAGCTGGGGTAAAGGACTAAAAACGACTAACCACTCCAGCTGGCCTGATTCTCTAGCATGATGGATAAATCAGCCGGCAGGAGTCTCCGTCTCTTTAAAACAGATGTTCTTAAGCACGACCCACAAGCAGTTTCTTGAAATGTGTATGAACTTCCATTATAACAGCGGGGTCCCCgcccccctgaaaaagtgttGAATACGCACGGCGATTCCGCTACAAAACATCAGCGGACATACATCCGGCCCGCCGGAGTGCGTACGGCCCGCCAGGTGACAGCGACCCATCAGCCGACCCATCAGCCGACCCTTCTGTCCGACTCGACTACACCTCCCTGCGCGTCTGAAGTTGTGAACCTAGGGGAACGCTGTTCTTTTAACAAACCAGTGGGAATCTCAAAACTTTAGTGGGGCTGGGTGGTGGTAACACTGTGATTTGTTCTTGTGCCTTCTAAGCCTGGGACATGATGTAGGGAATTGTGTGTAACTGTTTTGGAGGCGATGTGGTTGAGGGAGGGTCAAGGCGATGTAAGAGAGACTCACTTTGTCTGCAGACGTTGGCACACCCCGGAACCGCCAAACAAgacgttttattttgtattaattaTATAGTTTATAAAAACGCACACTGTTTTGGTACGTCTAACAACACCCAAAGTGGAACTTTAATAACTTCTAGGAAAGTTCTGTATTTGGAATTTAGTGCCATCTTAAAGGATAAATAAGCCTGTAGAACCACGCTTTTTTGTGTTAATAGGTTTACATGAACAGCTCCAGACTGGTCGTGGCTACCTGGAGATTTCAGCCTATCGCTGTTCCATTAATCTGCCTTCAACTTTTTCCTCTCCATTGTTCCCTAACAGTACAGAGAACAGGAAGCCATCCGTCTCTGCCTCAAGCACTTCCGACAACATAACTACACAGAGGCCTTTGAGTCGTTGCAGAAGAAGACCCGGATAGCGCTGGAGCACCCAATGCTCACCCACCTGCACGACCGGCTGGTGCTGCAAGGAGACTTTGACGCATGCGAGGAGCTCATAGACAAAGCTGTAAGAGGTACGGTGCTCGCCCTGCTAAAAACAATTAGAAGTTGCAATGGTAccattttaatccttttttagttCTGCCTGTGTGATGATCTTTTGCCATATTccgtcctcttctctcctcactAGATGGTTTATTTAACCAGTATATAAGCCAGCAGGAGTATAAGCCCCGGTGGAGTCAGATCATCCCGAAATGCAACAAAGGCTCAGGCCCCCAAGAAGTCAACCGAGACGACCTAAACAGTGAGAACATTTCTTTAAGTGGGAGTTTTTCCCCAATTTGTCGATCAAACACTCAATAGACTGTAAAAGCTTTGCTGCCACAAAGCTAAAGCcatgcttccctctgctcgtcCCATCGCACGATTTCCCACAATCCCTTTTCTCACTTCATCTCTCTCATCTTCCACACTCACCTGCCACTCTGTCTCCTCACCCGTCTCTTCTTCTCAGGTGACGGGGACGACAACAGACCTGGGATGAGGGGAGGCCATCAAATGGTGATTGACGTCCAGACCGGTGAGACCCATGAAGCCAGTGTTACGACTTGGCTGTTTAGCCCGAGGCTATGACTCATATCCTCCTACTCAGACTCCATTAAAGCCTAATGAAATCATCCtaccctccctccctgtcccaTCCACCTTGAGAACGGTCTCCTCCAAAAACAACGGGCCTGAGGGCATTTCGCTTCAAAGTGAATATGATGAATCACAACTTGATtcaactttcaggttcacatttctttttagaaTGAACAGAATTTTTTAcatggatttggctccatagtcGTGGAGCTAGTAAAAGAAAATGTGGCTGTAAGACAGAACATCAACCTGATCCTGATCTTTAGTAATAATTTCCTAGTATTGAGTTAATAATGATTATGATCTAAAGTTGAAATGCTGCGTCATTCAGTTACACACACTACACTGCATTCTCTTCTCCCTTGATGCAGAGCTGGAGTTCAGCTGGCTGCAGGCGAAGCTTTCCAAAGCACAATGGAGATCCAGAAGGGGAGTTCTAATGTTTGTCCACTTGCTCTATTCCTACAGAGACTGTTTACCTGTTTGGGGGCTGGGACGGCACACAGGACCTGGCTGACTTCTGGGCTTACAGTGTTCAGGAGAACCAGTGGTCCTGCATctccagagacacagaaaaagaGGTGAGTTGAGTCACAAAACGTGTTGtctaagaaagaaaaataataataatacacaagTGGTTATTGAGCTTTGTTTTGGCCCTTACCAATCAGAGCGGTCCCAGTGCCCGCTCGTGCCACAAGATGTGCATCGACTCTCAGCGGCGTCAGATCTACACTTTGGGCCGGTACCTAGACTCCAGCGTGAGGAACAGCAAGTCCCTGAAGAGCGACTTCTACCGCTACGACATCGACGCCAACACCTGGACGCTACTCAGCGAGGACACGTCCGCTGATGGAGGCCCCAAGCTGGTGTTTGACCACCAGGTAGCTGCTTGTAATATTTAATTTACACATCCAATTCAATGGatgctgtacccagcatgccgtTCAGCGGTTTAACAGTTAATAGAGTAGTAGATAACGTGTATGTGTCTGGGACAGCGTATTAGCAGAGCAACAAGACTCACTCATTAGGCGCTCTCAGTGTTGAGTGCAGGTTGTTAGAGCTCAGAgcttcacacactgtctctgtaGCAACGTGTTGAACAGAGAAAAGTACACTAAGATCTCATTGCGAAGCTCTAGCTTAAACTTTAACAAAGTCTGGAAAGAACAGAATCTGTTCTTGTTTCAAAGCAACAACTTGCCTCaactttttttggttttcttcaAGACAGAACTTTTGTAATAAGTATTCTTTGATGAACTTGTTCCCTCCGGCTCCTATCGCCGACAGATGTGCATGGACTCGGAGAAGCACATGATCTACACATTTGGCGGCCGCATCTTGACGTGTAACGGCAGCGTGGAGGACAGTCGGACGTCAGAGCCTCAGTTCAGCGGCCTTTACGCCTACCACTGTCACGCTGGGACGTGGAGCCTCCTGCGGGAAGACTCGTGCAACGCTGGGCCAGAGGACGTCCAGTCCCGCATCGGCCACTGCATGCTCTTCCACACCGTGAGGCTCTTTTCTATTGCTGTTCAAATCAACTATAACGCAGTTAGCGTGGATGGTAATTCTGTTTTGTCTCTTCTGTTTCCCACAGAGAAACCGCTGTCTGTATGTGtttggaggtcagaggtcaaagacaTACCTCAATGATTTCTTCAGCTATGATGTGGACGGGGACCATGTAGAGATCATATCTGATGGCACCAAGAAGGACTCAGGCATGGGTAAGCACACAGTTTATATTTAGCAAGTCTTACTTCAATCaatcttataaaaaaaaaattgtttcattattttctaTGCACACACTGTCACTGTGAACAGCTAGACGCACGTCACACCATTATTCACATTTGTGCGTCACCGGTCATGCAAAATTACACTTATTTGAACGTGCTCGCTAACTTTTGGCAGCAGTGTAATGTGATGAGAGGaattgctttacactcaaagaTGAGAGACTCAGCTGCTGCCTCGCAACTGGCTACAGTATGTGAGCTAATTTTGGTTTAGATATTCTCAAGCAGCACCATGGTACTTGATAAAATAGGAATTCCATCCGAATTGGATCAGTGAAAAATTGCATTAATAATTGCAACGGTTTGTTAGAAAGTTTCCAAAACTACCATCAGATCCCACCTACATCAACACAAGCTGTTTGGGAGGGTTGCCAGGAAAAAGCCTCTGCTGTCAATCAACAACAAACCAAAGCACCTACAGTTTGCTAAACGTTACATGGACTGTGAATGAATTCAGATGGGACCAAACTAGAGCTTTTTGCCAAGAAACATCAGGGGTGGATGTGgcgtaaaaagaaaaatagtcaTACGGAGAAGCACCTCCTACCCACTGTGAAGTATGGTGTTGGATCTTTAATGGGGTGGGGCTGGTTTTCTTCCAAAAGCCCCGAACATCTTGTTAATTATCAAATATTAGCAGATAATTAATGAAAACCTGACAGCCAGGATAACAGTCCGAAGAACACTTCCACACGGACCAAAGAATAAAGCTTTTGACATGGTCATCAAAGTCCCCCAACCTAAACCCTTTCTGTGGGAGGAGCTAAAGAAGAGAACCCACAAGCATCAACCTGGGAATCCAAAGGATCTGGAGAGATTATGCATGAAGGAACGGTCTCAGATCCAGTGCCATGTGTTCACCAACCTCATCACAAGAGAAGACTCAGAGCGGTTATCTTGGCCAAGGGAGGCTGCACAAAGTATCAACTGAAATGGGGCACATTTTCGAAGGGAATTTGTTTCATgataacattttaacatttatttaaattatgttACTtcagttaagtgtgtgtgtgctatacaTACATTCAAGGGCACGTTAACGCATTGCTGATTGAGATGTGGCCACCTCAGATCCTATGTTTGCTGACCGCTCACCTCCCTGTCCCGGAGCAGCCAGAggcgggtagggggggggggggggggggggaagacattGACCAATTCCAATGTGTGCAAGGGTGAAACGAAGCAAAAAAGAACAGAATGTGTTTTGGCAGGAAGGAAGCACAAACTGTTCTCTCGGGCCATATCGGTCTCTGATGTTGACGTGTGCAGTGGTCTGGCGGCAGCGTCTCTCTGGACATGTCGACCCGCAGCCCGAGCTGGGAGGTGTGATCAGATTAAGCTCATATAGATGATATCCCCTTCATGAGTTCAATTTGTTTTCCCCgcaatgacatttaaaatctAGTCTGTTGCCTCTACGGAAACAACCGGCCTAACTCGGCTCAGTTGTGCGTCTTCTCCCTGCTCTACAAAGAGTAGAAAACTGGTTGGAGATACCAAACACCTCCGAATTAGGCACAGACTTTAAATGTAAGTCTGTTGAACCCAGCTTTGTGACATATTTAATGGACATAGATGAGGCTGGACTAGCTCCAGTATTCGGTTTGTACAAATGTGTATTGTTGACTGGCTCTGGTTAGATGGTGTGTGGTTTATAATTTAACAGATTTCTGACACACCAATTCAGCAATATCGGAGAAAACAATCGCTGTCTGACCTATAACGTAATAGGGCTGAACTATGTGCCTgaaatcaggtgtgtgtgtgtgtgtgtgcatatacatatatatatatatacatatacacacacacacgtgtgcgtccccaccccccccacactatATAATGGTCGGGGAAACACTAACAATATATGATTCCATCGCAATAAGCTGCCGTTGACGgacaataaaagaataaatgggAATATTGCCGAACGCATATTAGATTTAGGCTTTCGGTTGCTGAAATTCTCTCAGGTGTTGAGGAAATGAATCCCTGCACGAATTAGGTTGAATTTGCATGCCGGTCAGCCTCTCTGCTTCAGTCCGTTGCCATGGCACCCGGTTGCTGTGTTATAGAGTagctttctttccttccttaaACTTGACTTTTTGTTAAGTGGAATAGAAAGTCGTATTATTAATGGTGCTCATCAAACCCGTCCCACTACGTTTCTCCGAGCTGAACCCTACGTCCATTCATGTTTGCCGTTGTCGCCACAGTGCCGATGACGGGCTTCACTCAGAGAGCCACCATCGACCCCGAGCTCAACGAGATCCACGTGCTGTCGGGCCTCagcaaggacaaggacaagcgCGAGGAGAACGTCCGAAACTCCTTCTGGATCTACGACATTGCCCGCAACAACTGGTAGGAGAGTCAATGAAAGACACGCGCACTTAATCACACTCAGCGTCTCTTTGTAGCTGAGATATTCAGCATGCGTGCTCACGGAAAGAACAGGCTGTTCCATTACATTGATTTAAGTAGCTTTTCCCGTGCTCAATGTCTGGTGAAAAAAGACGTGCGCTTGTTTCTCTCTGCAAGGGCGCGCACATGTAACAAGCTATTTGTTGAGCAGCTTTTCCTCAAAGGCTTCAGGAAGTGTTGAGTAAACCTGCTTCCTGCTATTTATTTGTGTACATGCGTTTGTCTGTTTCAGGTCGTGTGTGTACAAGAACGACCAGACAGTGAAAGAAAACCCAAGCAAGGCTCTGCAAGAGGAGGAGCCGTGTCCTCGCTTTGCACACCAGCTGGTCTACGATGAGATGCATAAGGTACCACACGCAAACTGTCACACTCAATCTCAGGGGTCCGCCTCAAAGCTTTTGGATCACAAAGCATCAGGTTAAGATGTATCGTCGTGAGCTGCTGGAGAGACACATGTTACAggagctaaaacaaaaaaacgcacTAAACCGGTCAGAGGGTGAAAATGACCCCTTATTTTAGCACTTACAGAACAAtgtgaggagatggaggcaTCTGATTAATTTTGAAGACCGATTGGTAGCATAATACACGTCACGTAGCACCCAGTGTGCATTATAACTGTAgtattcctgtgtgtgtccaggtgcaTTACTTGTTTGGGGGAAATCCTGGGAAGTCATGTTCTCCCAAGATGCGCCTGGACGACTTCTGGTCCCTTAAACTGTGTCGGCCCTCCAAGGAGTACCTGCTGCGCCACTGCAAATACCTCATCAGGAAATACAGGTCAGGTCGAGACTTTTCTTTGCATTTCAGCAGCCACAGTCATGGGCTGTCTTTGATTGTTCGCTCTTCTGTTACGAGAGTCAATACTGATGTTATGAATAGGGTTTGGTGGCACTaattgtagtgcaagttaagtaaatgtatacgccacatctaaatacagcaaaaaaataaccaagagctatgagatgaatttaaaatggcatttgtaagctgggctggtttaatggatcaccgtgtgtctccctttacaggcataGCATCAACTACCGTACAACCCACAGTATATGCGCACTACACTACCAACAGCATTAAAGAGtacaacacattaaaaaatgtattagtcaacaataaccaaaatggaacaaagcacaaaatatatacGAGACAACAGATTGGTCCGATACAAAGGcgggaaaatgaaaatgtgtttttactgatagagctaacgctagctcgATCAGCTGGATAacgagtaaacagcagcagcagcagcagcagggccatATTACACTTTGCATATTTTGCCATTGACAcacttttttagtttattcagTATTCGCGCACGTCTttgcctgcgtcatgtgactcacaacaactaccggcgctgctggctgctctttcgTCGACGTCGacttggctcttttttttttttttttttttgctccgcGCTCATCTCCGACTCATCTCATCTCTCAGCTCAACTCTGAGTGACAACAACTTCATGAGGTCATGTTTTGTTCCCATCTGTTTTTGATTGGCCAGGTTCGAAGAGAAGGCCCAGTCAGAGCCACTGAGCGCGCTCAAATACCTGCAGAACGACCTGTCACTGACGGTGGACCACGCTGACCCCGTAGAGACCAAAGAGGTACCAGGTTCTCTTTGTGTTAGTGGTCTTCTGTGTAGGTGTTTTCTTGGTATGGAGAGGGGGCCAAGAGCTTAAATGTGAGAGAAAATGAACCAAAAGGAAATATAAATGTAGAGCTCTTATTTGTGTGCTGAATGTTACAGAGACCTGctaaagcagcagcaacagcgccatctgctgggggggggggggggggggggggttgtttgtccACCACACCACCTCATGTTTACTGTCTTGCTTCAGTTCCAGCTGCTGCCCTCGGCTCTCTTCAAGTCCAGCTCTGACTTCATCCCTCTGGGTAAGGAGGGTGTGTTGCGCACTACATCTTCACTGCATTTGTTCACTATATTAGTTAGTACTTTATTTAGTAACAGAGTGTCCACACTGTTAAATCATCAATATATTGGCCGTATAAACAGAGTGAGCACTTAAGGTcagaatgaacaacataaaaaaaaaacataaaacaaatagAACAGAATAAATGCCTTGATTCAAATCCAAACTATATAAACTGCAACAAAAAAGCAGAGCAATGCATTTAGTCATCCAGTCGTGTTCTTGTTGTGCCTGTTAAAAGCTAAAGGTCGGCCCTGGTAATGCATCGCTGGGTCCATTTACAGTTTACCGCATTGTGTTTAAATCTGTGGGGAAGATGCGACTGGTGTATGCATGAACACAGCGTGACACTAGGCCTCCCAACACAAACCCGATGAAAGCCCTCCATCTGTTCCGTAGCGTCCTGCAGCATCGTGCTCCCCCTGAAAccagatgttttttcttcaggtttCTCAGACGTGGACCAGACGTATGCTCAGCGGACGCAGCTCTTTGACACACTCGTCAACTTCTTCCCAGACAGCATGACGCCGCCCAAGGGAAACTTGGTCGACCTCATCACGCTTTagtcccacccccccacctttaaCACCTTTCCCTTCCCCACCGCAAAGTGTCTGAGCGCCCACCCATCCATAGGCACCCGGTCGGGACGGAGACAAGTTATTTTTCTACTCCTGAACTCATCTAGTGGGATTACGCTGACATCTGGAACTCCAGACGGCCTCGGACACaactaacaacacacacacacatacacacggtaTTTGGATATGTGTGAAACTCATTTCCCTTTTTCCAAGGaagcctttgtttttttgcagaggtTTCTGGAAACCCCTTTAAACATTGctggtgttttttcattttcacttggatttctttattttcctttggGAAAATGACATGCGCACATTtgttttcaatcttttttttctggtttgagTTTGTGTCCATTCAAATGTCCCCCACAAGACCCGTAcaggcctccctccctccacgtGTAAAACATGTAACATGGTTCTGGCCAATTGTTGCGAAAGTTCAGTAAGATTTGTGCTGTTAGTAACATTTAAATCCTAATGTACACTTTCATTTTGGTTCGCTTGCTTCTCTGCAACTTGTTCAGCTCTATTCATTAGGCCAAAACAATGGAATAGTGTTGCAGTAACAATAGCGGAACTATTCTATAAGATAAAGCTtaatatatatctaaatatacCTTTTATATATTGGTTTGGGTTGTAAAAgtagctttttttccccacaataGTTAATCAACTTAATTCTAAATGGTGTACAGAAtatgtaaatatacatatagggattcattttgttatttaagttttttgtgggggggttgAACCGATTCCGTGGTGGATCatgttcttcctttttttgctcTTCATATGAAAGTCCAACCTTCCGGCTTTAATTGCTTCAGTGTGATGAAATAATTGGGGATATTTTCCTTCTTGTCTTCAAGAGATGAGTGTGCCGCAACAGATCTTGCAGCCGAGTTGCATGGGATGGTTTTGATGTTTGGAAGTGTGGTTGTTGGTACATTTCTAGATAATACTCTTGTCAAAGCCACCGGACTCCAttgacaaacacattttttatcatcatcatcatcatcatcaaaggaGTCCGGTGTCTTCAGTAATCCACTCACTATGGAGAAGCACCTTAGACAAACCACTTCTAAA is part of the Pungitius pungitius chromosome 2, fPunPun2.1, whole genome shotgun sequence genome and encodes:
- the mkln1 gene encoding muskelin, giving the protein MAVVPESGVLTFSIFKWSSYSSTYLPENILVDKPNDQSSRWSSESNYPPQFLILKLERPAIVQSITFGKYEKTHVCNLKKFKVFGGMSEENMTELLSSGLKNDYNKETFTLKHKIDEQMFPCRFVKIVPLMSWGPSFNFSIWYIELHGIEDPDVVQPCLNWYSKYREQEAIRLCLKHFRQHNYTEAFESLQKKTRIALEHPMLTHLHDRLVLQGDFDACEELIDKAVRDGLFNQYISQQEYKPRWSQIIPKCNKGSGPQEVNRDDLNSDGDDNRPGMRGGHQMVIDVQTETVYLFGGWDGTQDLADFWAYSVQENQWSCISRDTEKESGPSARSCHKMCIDSQRRQIYTLGRYLDSSVRNSKSLKSDFYRYDIDANTWTLLSEDTSADGGPKLVFDHQMCMDSEKHMIYTFGGRILTCNGSVEDSRTSEPQFSGLYAYHCHAGTWSLLREDSCNAGPEDVQSRIGHCMLFHTRNRCLYVFGGQRSKTYLNDFFSYDVDGDHVEIISDGTKKDSGMVPMTGFTQRATIDPELNEIHVLSGLSKDKDKREENVRNSFWIYDIARNNWSCVYKNDQTVKENPSKALQEEEPCPRFAHQLVYDEMHKVHYLFGGNPGKSCSPKMRLDDFWSLKLCRPSKEYLLRHCKYLIRKYRFEEKAQSEPLSALKYLQNDLSLTVDHADPVETKEFQLLPSALFKSSSDFIPLGFSDVDQTYAQRTQLFDTLVNFFPDSMTPPKGNLVDLITL